The genomic interval GGATGGCGGCGGGCATGACTTCCTTGGTGAGCCGTACCGTCTCGGCGTCGTGCGAGAGGATGCGGTGTTCCAGATAGGCGATGCGCTGTTCGTACTCCGCGCGCTGGACGCGCATGGCGCGTCGGCGGCGGTGCAGCGCCACGGTGAGTACGGCGACCACGAGCGTGGCGATCGCGCCGCACACGGCGACTGGTATCCGCGCGGCCGGTGCGACCAGCGCCGAGCCGGCGGCGGTGGCGCCGAGGAGCAGGGCCACGGGCAGCAGGACTACGCGGACGACGGGAATTTCTCTGTCGGTCGGCGGTGATTCAACACGGACCATCTAAAACCCTCTGGCGGTTGATTCCGGGATGTATGCGCACGTGAGCGGAGACTCAGGAACAAGTGCTCGAATTCATCTCAACTCGTCTTCACTGCGCGTGAGCTTAGCCAGATCAGAACAGTGCTTCGGCATATTCACCCAACCCCCTGCGGAAGCTCTCCGGGAGGAATACACTCGCCAGTTTTTGCACGCTGCGCTGCGGGGCGTGCGCGGTGAGTGATCGCGGCTGAAATCGCTCCCCGAGAAGGCCCTCCGGGCCCGGAGAACCCGAACATGCACCATCAGTTAAGGGTATTTTCCAGGGCAAATCGCCCGCGCGTGGGCAACTTTCGCCGGGCAGAACAGGACAACGGCACAAGTGATCGAACCGGATCGAAAGGTGCAGATTCCTGACCGACGAACGAGTGACGCGCGAAATCGCCGCGCTGACGCGGCTGCGAAGACCCCGGGCCGGGCCGTCGGGTCAGCGCCGGGCTCCGCCGAGCCGCCCCTCCAGCTGGACGAGCAATTCGCCCAGCCTGGAGCCGAGTTCGTCGCGGGCGCCGCCGTCCAGACCGGCGAGCACCGCGCGTTCGTAGGCGAGCTGTTCGGGCAGGATCCGGTCGACCAGGGCCCGGCCCTCGTCGGTGAGCCGGACATGGGCGACCCTCCGGTCGCGGGCGTCGCCCCGGCGCTCGACCAGGGCGCGGTCCTGGAGCGCGCGCAGCCGCTTGGTGACGGCGGCTCCCGAGGAGAAGGTCTCGCGGG from Streptomyces sp. CA-278952 carries:
- a CDS encoding MarR family winged helix-turn-helix transcriptional regulator; this encodes MTDDIVASVVRQWQAVNPGLDTGPMEIIGRINRCAALLQQAEDAPLRSAGLTRAEFDLLGAVRRTDRELTPGELARETFSSGAAVTKRLRALQDRALVERRGDARDRRVAHVRLTDEGRALVDRILPEQLAYERAVLAGLDGGARDELGSRLGELLVQLEGRLGGARR